The Streptomyces sp. NL15-2K genome contains a region encoding:
- a CDS encoding flavin reductase family protein, with product MTTMEALTSDLGELKRAFAAFPSGVAALSARVHGHPTVMIVSSFAVGISADPPLVAFAVQHSSTTWPVLSRAQTIGVSVLGEEHSGKAHQLASPSKEERFAGLGTVEGASGAIFLEGAPVWLECTIEHNYPAGDHEIIVLRVLAMMADDERNPLVWHRRTFKMLAD from the coding sequence ATGACCACGATGGAAGCCCTCACCTCGGATCTCGGCGAGCTGAAGAGAGCGTTCGCCGCATTCCCCTCAGGAGTCGCCGCCCTCTCGGCGCGGGTCCACGGTCACCCGACCGTCATGATCGTTTCGTCGTTCGCCGTCGGGATCTCCGCCGACCCGCCCCTGGTCGCCTTCGCCGTGCAGCACAGCTCGACGACCTGGCCGGTGCTGTCCCGCGCGCAGACGATCGGAGTGTCCGTCCTGGGCGAGGAGCACAGCGGCAAGGCACACCAACTCGCGTCCCCCAGCAAGGAAGAACGGTTCGCCGGCCTCGGCACGGTCGAAGGAGCATCCGGCGCCATCTTCCTGGAGGGCGCGCCGGTCTGGCTGGAGTGCACGATCGAGCACAACTATCCAGCCGGCGATCACGAGATCATCGTGCTGCGTGTACTCGCCATGATGGCCGACGACGAGCGCAATCCGCTCGTCTGGCACCGA
- a CDS encoding NAD(P)H-dependent oxidoreductase gives MKAVAVIGNPKPGSRTRDAAERLAAALDLDCEVLEVAALGAGLVAWGDPEVTAAVELVRSADIVIAASPTYKGTYTGLLKIFLDQFPTATGLADQVALPLMLGAGPAHALAPELTLKPVLVELGATCPAQGLYQLDSTYTTDDSLARWAGQWSRIVLETARTRTAR, from the coding sequence ATGAAGGCTGTCGCCGTCATCGGAAACCCCAAGCCCGGCTCGCGCACCCGTGACGCCGCCGAACGCCTCGCCGCAGCCCTCGATCTGGACTGCGAGGTCCTCGAAGTCGCCGCGCTCGGGGCCGGCCTGGTCGCCTGGGGCGACCCGGAGGTCACCGCGGCCGTCGAACTCGTGCGGTCCGCCGACATCGTGATCGCGGCATCACCCACCTACAAAGGCACCTACACCGGCCTGCTCAAGATCTTCCTCGACCAGTTCCCCACCGCGACGGGCCTGGCGGACCAGGTGGCGTTGCCCCTCATGCTCGGTGCGGGACCAGCGCACGCGCTCGCCCCCGAACTCACGCTCAAACCAGTGCTCGTCGAACTCGGTGCGACCTGCCCCGCGCAGGGTCTCTACCAACTCGACTCCACCTACACAACGGATGACTCACTCGCCCGCTGGGCCGGGCAGTGGAGCCGCATTGTGCTCGAAACCGCTAGGACGAGGACCGCACGATGA